The following DNA comes from Candidatus Methylomirabilota bacterium.
CAAGTTCCTGCACGTCGGTTAAATCGAGGGCGTCTCGTTGAACGTTGGCAACCCGCAGGTAGCGACGCTTTCTGAAACGAGCGCGCCGCTCCGCGTTGAGAGTAAAGCCGTTTTGTAAGTCGAACGAGCGTTCTACGGTGCTGAGCCCCCAGGCAGATGGAAGTCTCCCGAGCGGCGTGATCACGAAGTCGCTTGGTCGACGGTCGTCGTGCCGCACCTTACCGCCTTCGCCAACTCCATGACTTAGAAGGTCTGCAAGGATGCTCGCACGCAGCCCCTGCGCCCGATCGACCGCCGCGCGCGTCCGCTCCAGCGCCGTGTCCACGGCGTCGAGAATGCGGGCGATGGCGGCTTGCTCGTCGGGCGATGGGAACGCGCCGCGAAGTGCATAGGCGTCTCGCCGTGACAGTCCGGGGACTCCGGTAGCGGCGTTCAGAAAGCCAAGCGGGAGGTAATCGAGGAGATGATGGAGAAAGCGCAGATCATCGCTAGCTCGCGGCACTACATAGTACACCGTGTCGATTGGCCAGAACGGGCGAGATGTGAAGTGGACTGCACCAATAGTACCCTTGCGTCCGATGAGAATCCCGGGCCCATTAACCAGCGCGACGTTATGGCTTCCGACGCGACCGTTCGAACCATAAACATCCACACCACCGGACTTCCGGTCCTCTTCGCGCAGGCCTCTGCCGTAGGCTAATTCGATACGGCTTCCCAAGGGCGCGCAGTCCCAGTTGAGGGGCAGGTTAGCAGCCTCGAAGACCTGGCAGCCAGAGAGGTTCCTATCCTGCGGCATATCCAGCGTCCTGGAGGAGGCTTCTTAGCGCCGTCTCCGCATCCTTAGCCACCGCCTCTGCCTCGCCAAGCGCTCTCAGCGCGTCCTTCACCTCCACTCGCGGCTCTGGCTCGAACGTGTCCACGTAGCGTGGGATGTTAAGGTTGAACTCGTTCTCCTCGATCTCGTCGAGACCGACGACGCGTGCGTGCTTGAGCAGCTCGTCAGGATCGGCGTAGAGGGCGAGGATCTCATCGCCCACCGCGGCC
Coding sequences within:
- a CDS encoding restriction endonuclease subunit S encodes the protein MPQDRNLSGCQVFEAANLPLNWDCAPLGSRIELAYGRGLREEDRKSGGVDVYGSNGRVGSHNVALVNGPGILIGRKGTIGAVHFTSRPFWPIDTVYYVVPRASDDLRFLHHLLDYLPLGFLNAATGVPGLSRRDAYALRGAFPSPDEQAAIARILDAVDTALERTRAAVDRAQGLRASILADLLSHGVGEGGKVRHDDRRPSDFVITPLGRLPSAWGLSTVERSFDLQNGFTLNAERRARFRKRRYLRVANVQRDALDLTDVQELEAGDTEFAPRVLAMDDLLVVEGHADRMQIGRCARVTEEAAGTTFQNHLFRLRTKGAVLPAFACLWLNSAYAQRFWNARCATSSGLNTINQRTLKRLIVPIPSTPEQQSIASIVEQQRQYLEALIAKQVKLEELKKSLTHDLLTGRVRVSREAKAAAS